The following is a genomic window from Geoalkalibacter halelectricus.
TGCGCAATTCTTCGATCTGATGCGGTGCATAATTGCGGTGACCGCGCGAGTCGCGCTTGGCGGTTGGCTCACCGTAACGACGCTCCCAGATGCGCAGGGTATCGATGCCGATGCCTGTTTCTCTGCTAAGTTCCTGAATCGTCATTTTTTGTCCTGGACAAAATCATAATTGTCTGAATAATATATATAAAATTTCTATTGAGCAAGCGTTTATTTGACATCGACATCAGGTTTATGAGGACTCTGGCCATGGCTGCTGACTTTCTCAAACTCTATTTGCTGACCATTCCGGTATTCTTTGCCGTCGATCTTCTCTGGCTGGGGGTGGTAGCGAAGAATTTTTATCAGAACAATCTGGCCCATCTGCTCAGCCCGACGGTCAATTGGCCGGCCGCCTTCCTGTTTTATTTCATCTACATTGCCGGGATTCTGCTGTTTGCCGTAAGGCCGGCGCTGTTTGACCAGTCCCTGTTCAAGGCTCTTTTGTGGGGGGCGCTGTTCGGCTTTTTCACCTACGCGACCTATGATCTGACCAACTTGGCCACGCTCAAGGATTGGCCCGTCAAAGTGGTGGTGGTCGATATTGCCTGGGGTACGACCCTGTGTGCGCTGGTCGCCTCGGGCAGTTACCTGATCGGGCGCTGGCTCCAGGGCGGTTGAAGGAGGCATAAATGAACCCCTTTTTGCTGGCCGCTTTGGTGCTTTTGATCTTTATGAGCGCGGTTTTCGTGCTGGCTATGCGGCTCAAGAACAACAGCATTGTGGATATCGCCTACGGGTTGGCGTTTGTCCTGGTCGGCTGGATCACTTTTGCCGTTTACGGCGATGCGCATCCGCGTCAGTTGCTGATTTTGGCTTTGGTTACTCTGTGGGGGCTTCGCTTGGCCGGGCACATCTTTTTGCGTAAGCAGGGAGAGCAGGGCGAGGATTTTCGCTACCGCCAGTGGCGGCAGGAGTGGGGCAAGACCATTGTGTGGCGCAGTTTCCTGCAGATCTTCATGCTGCAGGGCGCGGTGGTCTTTGTCGTGGCTCTGCCCATTTTATTGATCATGCAGCAGCCGGGCCCAGCACTGGGGCTGCTCGATGTCTTAGGAGTGCTTATCTGGCTGATCGGTTTTGCCTTTGAAGCGATCGGTGATTGGCAACTGCTGCGCTTCAAGCGCAATTCGGCCCGGCGTGGGCACATCATTCAGCAGGGGCTCTGGCGTTATACCCGGCATCCCAATTACTTCGGCGAGGCCACTCTGTGGTGGGGGATGCTGCTCATCGCTCTGACGGCGCCCTGGGGAGCCATCGCTATTCTCAGCCCGCTGTTGATTAACTTTTTGCTGCTGAAGGTCTCCGGGATACCCATGCTGGAAGCCAAGTACCGCAATCACCCCGAATTTGAGGCCTACAAACAGCGCACCAATGGGTTTTTCCCCTGGTTTCCCAAACCGGATCGTGGAGAGGATCATGACTGAGCAGACCGGCGCAAAACAGCAAATCGCCGTGATCGGTGGCGGCGTGGCCGGTATCGTGGCCGCCTATCTGCTGCAGCAGCAGCATGAGGTGAGCCTGTTTGAGAAAAACGATTATCTGGGCGGCCACACCCATACCATTGAAATCACCGAGGGGCCGGATGCCGGACTGGCTGTCGATACGGGCTTTATCGTGCTCAACGACGCCACCTATCCGCTGTTCCAGAGATTTCTGGCGCGACTCGGCGTGGCGACCCGGGCAGCGGATATGTCCTTTGGCTTTCAGTGCAAACAGAGCGGGCTGGTCTATGCGGGCAACGACCTCAACGGGCTGTTTGCGCAACGCCGCAACCTGATCCGCCCGTCTTTTTGGGGTTTTCTCTTCGAAATCGCCCGTTTCTGCCGCAAGGCTCAACGAGATCTGGCCGGCAACAGCGTGCCGCAGGTGACTTTGGGCGCTTATCTGCAACAGGGGCGATTTTCGCCTTACATGGTCGAGAATTATCTCCTGCCCATGGCGGCCGCCATCTGGTCGACGCCGACTCTGCAGGCCGCCGATTTTCCAGCGGAGGCGTTTCTGCGTTTTTTCAACAACCACGGTCTCTTGTCGTTGCGCAACCGGCCACAGTGGCGAACGGTGGTCGGCGGGAGTTTTTCCTACGTGAAAGCCTTTCAGCGCGATTTTCGCGGCAAGATCGCGCTGCGGAGCGCCGTGACAAGCGTCACCCGGGAAGCGGAGGCAGTGGTCGTGAGGTTTGCCGATGGCCGTTCACAAAAATTCGATCAGGTGGTGATGGCGTGTCATGCCGATCAGACGCT
Proteins encoded in this region:
- a CDS encoding DUF2177 family protein, which produces MAADFLKLYLLTIPVFFAVDLLWLGVVAKNFYQNNLAHLLSPTVNWPAAFLFYFIYIAGILLFAVRPALFDQSLFKALLWGALFGFFTYATYDLTNLATLKDWPVKVVVVDIAWGTTLCALVASGSYLIGRWLQGG
- a CDS encoding DUF1295 domain-containing protein, with translation MNPFLLAALVLLIFMSAVFVLAMRLKNNSIVDIAYGLAFVLVGWITFAVYGDAHPRQLLILALVTLWGLRLAGHIFLRKQGEQGEDFRYRQWRQEWGKTIVWRSFLQIFMLQGAVVFVVALPILLIMQQPGPALGLLDVLGVLIWLIGFAFEAIGDWQLLRFKRNSARRGHIIQQGLWRYTRHPNYFGEATLWWGMLLIALTAPWGAIAILSPLLINFLLLKVSGIPMLEAKYRNHPEFEAYKQRTNGFFPWFPKPDRGEDHD
- a CDS encoding NAD(P)/FAD-dependent oxidoreductase; amino-acid sequence: MTEQTGAKQQIAVIGGGVAGIVAAYLLQQQHEVSLFEKNDYLGGHTHTIEITEGPDAGLAVDTGFIVLNDATYPLFQRFLARLGVATRAADMSFGFQCKQSGLVYAGNDLNGLFAQRRNLIRPSFWGFLFEIARFCRKAQRDLAGNSVPQVTLGAYLQQGRFSPYMVENYLLPMAAAIWSTPTLQAADFPAEAFLRFFNNHGLLSLRNRPQWRTVVGGSFSYVKAFQRDFRGKIALRSAVTSVTREAEAVVVRFADGRSQKFDQVVMACHADQTLRLLGDPSADERRLLAPWRYQLNHTVLHTDIGLLPERKAAWSAWNFTRETDTDDRREVFVTYSMNRLQGLSTHKHYCVTLNHRGAFAPETLIDTFEYEHPQYSFASLSTQAELPQLNGRRNSWFCGSYFGYGFHEDAVRSAVEVARGFGIDL